Part of the Weissella coleopterorum genome is shown below.
CCTTTAGCATCAATAATTTGGTTCTCTTTGACATTTGCCCCCTGCCGTTGCAGACGATGCAACTCAGCGATAATTTTATCCGCTTGTTTGCGCGATTCCGCCACAATATGATTCGCTTCACTCTGAGCCTGATTTAACATTTGGGCCTGCTCAACTTCAAATTTTGTAGTTGCTTGATCTAATTGATTGGTTTTAACGCGGTTGATTTGTAACTGTTGCTCTAATTCAATTTGTTGCTTAGTGACCAAATTGCGTTTATCAACCAAATCTTGAATCATATCATTGAGTTCTTGTGAATCATCACTAGTCAACTGACTAGCTTGTTCGATAATCGCATTAGATAGTCCTAAGCGTTTTGAAATTTCCAATGCATTTGATCGACCCGGGATTCCAATCATAAACCGATACGTAGGCTTTAATGTTTCTACATCAAATTCCATCGAAGCATTAATCGTATCAACACGATTATAACCATAAACCTTTAATTCTGGGTAATGTGTCGTAGCAACCGTGTACGCCCCCACGGCCCCAACAGCATCTAATATTGCCATAGCTAAGGCTGCACCTTCTTGTGGATCCGTTCCAGCGCCTAGTTCATCGAATAGAACTAAAGAATTAGCCGTTATTTGATATAGAATATCGACAATATTAACCATGTGAGAACTAAACGTTGACAGCGACTGCTCAATCGACTGTTCATCTCCGATATCGGCAAAAATATTATCAAAGATGCCCACAGTTGAGTATTCATCAGCAGGAATAAACAATCCCGACTGTGCCATTATTTGTAATAAACCTAAAGTTTTAAGCGTTATTGTTTTCCCACCTGTATTTGGTCCGGTCACAATAATCGCCGAGTAATCTTCGCCTAGAATAATATCATTAGCAACCGCACGTCTCTGGTCCAACAGTGGATGACGGGCTTGGATTAATCGAATATTCTTTTCAGAACTATATTCAGGTTGAACTGCTTTCAAATCAACTGCGTAAAGGGCCTTTGCATTTACAAAATCGAGATGACCTAATAATTGCGCATTTTCTAAAATTTCATCTTGATATGGTTGTAAAGCCATTGATAAATCATGTAGCACCCGCACTTCTTCTGCCCGTTCCTTTAGTTGAGCTTCTTTTAACCGATTATTGAGATCAACTACTGGTGCAGGTTCAATATAAAGTGTTTGGCCTGTTTGACTTTGATCAT
Proteins encoded:
- a CDS encoding endonuclease MutS2 → MNHKILETLEYDVIKQQLHNKIMTAGGELELETLTPTSDANEMQKWLAETADAMTIIRIAGGMQLSRLGNIKPQMKRLKIDADLNGTELAQVGRVLFATGQVKQFFDNFILDHDEELEHLSPYVDRLMTLPELTKQLNQAIDQDGRITDEASSELKRIRQLILGTENGIRQKMQEYTRGKMAKYLSDPIVTIRNDRYVVPVRAENRNKFGGVVHDQSQTGQTLYIEPAPVVDLNNRLKEAQLKERAEEVRVLHDLSMALQPYQDEILENAQLLGHLDFVNAKALYAVDLKAVQPEYSSEKNIRLIQARHPLLDQRRAVANDIILGEDYSAIIVTGPNTGGKTITLKTLGLLQIMAQSGLFIPADEYSTVGIFDNIFADIGDEQSIEQSLSTFSSHMVNIVDILYQITANSLVLFDELGAGTDPQEGAALAMAILDAVGAVGAYTVATTHYPELKVYGYNRVDTINASMEFDVETLKPTYRFMIGIPGRSNALEISKRLGLSNAIIEQASQLTSDDSQELNDMIQDLVDKRNLVTKQQIELEQQLQINRVKTNQLDQATTKFEVEQAQMLNQAQSEANHIVAESRKQADKIIAELHRLQRQGANVKENQIIDAKGALNALKQEPTAENNRILRRAKTKKQVAIAVGDTVLVPEYGQQGTILRQLKDGKYEVQIGILKMVLPGTEIEKQSGVMATQTNKTKQVKNNVNAKSKRNVSLNQATNRANASATLDLRGVRYEAAMHELDRFIDSALLNNLSSVEIIHGKGTGAIRKGTHEYLRSHRAVKQFNFTGPDQGATYAELN